One stretch of Pseudomonas sp. NC02 DNA includes these proteins:
- a CDS encoding diguanylate cyclase domain-containing protein: protein MSVDKAPVRPTLRSVIGRGHLSLALMAVSMASISLTLLGVLALRVYADHNLHLIARSINYTVEAAVVFNDSAAATEALGVIASEEEVAEAEVFNVDGKQLAHWERPETGMLSMIELQLAHALLEQPITQPILHQGQVIGSVHLTGHGGSLLRFLLSGLAGILVCTALSAWVALYLARRLLRGITGPLHSLASVAHAARSERAFDRRVPPAKIAELDSLGNDFNALLDELEAWQTHLQSENETLAHQASHDSLTGLPNRAFFEGRLIRALRSAAKLNEKVAVLFLDSDRFKDINDNFGHAAGDAVLVAVAKRIRAQLREDDLVARLGGDEFAILLSPLHRLEDAQRIAEKIIASMDAPIALPGDAHVLTSLSIGIAVYPDHGATPGNLLNAADAAMYQAKRLSQGGQQTAESESPAADVQHRS, encoded by the coding sequence ATGAGTGTCGATAAGGCGCCAGTGCGTCCTACCTTGCGTTCAGTGATCGGGCGCGGGCACCTGAGCCTGGCGCTGATGGCCGTCAGCATGGCCAGTATCTCCCTGACCCTGCTCGGCGTGCTCGCGCTGCGGGTGTATGCCGACCACAATCTGCACCTGATCGCCCGCTCCATCAACTACACCGTGGAAGCGGCCGTGGTGTTCAACGACAGCGCGGCGGCCACCGAGGCGTTGGGCGTGATCGCCTCTGAGGAAGAAGTGGCCGAGGCGGAAGTCTTCAACGTCGACGGCAAGCAACTGGCCCATTGGGAGCGCCCTGAAACCGGGATGCTGTCGATGATTGAGCTGCAGTTGGCGCATGCCCTGCTCGAACAACCCATCACCCAGCCGATCCTGCACCAGGGCCAGGTCATCGGCAGCGTGCACCTGACCGGCCACGGCGGCAGCCTGTTGCGCTTCCTGCTCAGCGGCCTTGCCGGGATTCTGGTGTGCACCGCCCTCAGCGCCTGGGTTGCACTGTACCTGGCGCGGCGTTTGTTACGCGGCATCACCGGACCGTTGCACAGCCTGGCCTCGGTGGCCCACGCCGCCCGAAGCGAGCGGGCCTTTGACCGACGCGTACCGCCGGCGAAAATCGCCGAACTCGACAGCCTGGGCAATGACTTCAATGCCCTGCTCGACGAACTGGAGGCCTGGCAGACCCACCTGCAAAGCGAAAACGAAACCCTCGCCCACCAGGCCAGCCACGACAGCCTGACCGGGCTGCCCAACCGTGCGTTCTTCGAAGGGCGGCTGATCCGCGCCCTGCGCAGCGCCGCCAAGCTCAACGAGAAAGTGGCGGTCTTGTTCCTCGACAGCGACCGCTTTAAAGACATCAACGACAACTTCGGCCACGCCGCCGGCGATGCGGTATTGGTGGCAGTGGCTAAGCGCATTCGTGCGCAACTGCGAGAAGACGACCTGGTGGCACGCCTGGGCGGCGATGAATTCGCCATCTTGCTGTCGCCTCTGCACCGACTTGAGGACGCCCAGCGCATTGCCGAAAAAATCATCGCCAGCATGGACGCGCCCATTGCGCTGCCCGGCGACGCCCACGTATTGACCTCACTCAGTATCGGCATCGCCGTCTACCCCGATCATGGCGCCACCCCCGGTAACCTGCTCAACGCCGCCGATGCGGCGATGTACCAGGCCAAACGGCTTTCCCAGGGTGGCCAGCAAACGGCGGAATCGGAGTCCCCCGCCGCCGACGTTCAACACAGGAGTTGA
- the recB gene encoding exodeoxyribonuclease V subunit beta: protein MSGTKPLALAFPLKGSQLIEASAGTGKTFTISALYLRLVLGHGGDESGFGRELLPPQILVVTFTDAATKELRERIRIRLAEAARFFREEIEEPDALIAELRDQYSPEQWPGCANRLDIAAQWMDEAAVSTIHSWCQRMLREHAFDSGSLFTQTLETDHSDLLGEVLRDYWRLFCYPMHDDALNWVRNNWGGPAALMPRVRALFGSERPTDETRDPAELINECLQERRQALVALKAPWQQWAEELRNICLQAVAAKTVDGRKMQARYFEPWFEKISAWAADESLEQLDIGTGFTRLTPDGMAEAWKGEPPRHPGIDAMASLKASLDALPTPDAAVLQHAAGWVGKRFEEEKRRRAEMGFDDMLIRLNAALQADGGERLASVIREQFPVALIDEFQDTDPVQYSIFDSIYRIEENHLDSGLFLIGDPKQAIYAFRGADIYTYLRARQSTTGRHHTLGTNFRSSHAMVEAVNHVFQRAEKGRGAFLFREPDGTNPVPFQSVLSQGRKEQLQVNGQTLPALNLWHLPTDQPISGVLYRQQLAASCASQIVALLNGGQQGTAGFLGKDASFKGVLPSDIAILVRDGKEAQAVRGELAARGVRSVYLSDKDSVFAAQEAHDLLAWLKACAEPDVERPLRAALACVTLNLSLPELERLNQDELAWEQRVMQFRDYRTIWRTQGVLPMLRRLLHDFKLPQTLITRSDGERVLTNLLHLSELLQQAAAELDGEQALIRHLAEHLALSGQAGEEQILRLESDEQLVKVVTIHKSKGLEYDLVFLPFICSAKPVDGSRLPLHYHDANGKSQVSLRPTAELIAQADDERLAEDLRLFYVALTRAKHACWLGIADLKRGNNNSSVLHLSALGYLLGGGASLGESGGLARWLLDLQEGCPALHYAEMPEADAVVFHPPRNQATLLAPLLPKRKAAENWWIASYSALRIGESMSAASLEAPESPQAQKLFDDERLDPDAPREVPASGGDIHRFPRGPNPGTFLHGLLEWAGGEGFNVTPEAIEDAVARRCNRRGWEGWIGTLGGWLGHLLQARLPLGNGQVALSELRQYQIEMEFWFASHKVDVLALDKLVCQHTHNGVSRVAAEPVLLNGMFKGFIDLTFEHEGRYYVADYKSNWLGPDDSAYTQQAMELSILDHRYDLQYVLYLLALHRQLKARLPDYDYDRHVGGALYLFLRGTHSASQGAYFTRPPRELIESLDLLFQGKPLPPKAEPAWEQGELL, encoded by the coding sequence ATGAGCGGTACAAAACCCCTGGCCCTGGCCTTCCCGCTCAAGGGCAGCCAACTGATCGAAGCCAGTGCCGGCACAGGCAAGACATTTACCATCTCAGCGCTCTACCTGCGGCTGGTACTCGGCCACGGAGGGGACGAATCGGGCTTCGGCCGCGAGTTGCTGCCGCCGCAAATTCTCGTCGTGACCTTTACTGATGCCGCCACCAAAGAGCTGCGTGAACGCATCCGAATCCGCCTGGCAGAAGCCGCGCGTTTTTTCCGCGAAGAAATCGAAGAACCCGACGCGTTGATCGCGGAACTGCGCGACCAATACAGCCCCGAACAATGGCCCGGCTGTGCCAATCGCCTGGACATCGCCGCCCAGTGGATGGATGAAGCCGCCGTCTCGACCATTCACAGCTGGTGCCAGCGCATGCTGCGCGAGCACGCCTTCGACAGCGGGAGCCTGTTCACCCAGACCCTGGAGACCGACCACAGCGACCTGCTCGGCGAAGTGCTGCGCGACTACTGGAGGCTGTTCTGCTACCCGATGCACGACGATGCGCTGAACTGGGTGCGCAACAATTGGGGCGGCCCGGCGGCCCTGATGCCACGGGTACGCGCGCTGTTCGGCAGCGAGCGGCCCACGGATGAAACGCGTGACCCCGCCGAGCTGATCAACGAATGCCTGCAAGAGCGCCGCCAAGCACTCGTCGCGCTCAAGGCACCCTGGCAACAATGGGCAGAAGAATTGCGCAACATTTGCCTGCAGGCCGTCGCCGCCAAAACCGTCGATGGTCGCAAGATGCAAGCCCGTTACTTCGAACCCTGGTTCGAAAAAATCAGCGCCTGGGCAGCTGACGAGTCTCTCGAACAACTGGACATCGGCACCGGTTTCACCCGCCTGACCCCCGACGGCATGGCCGAAGCCTGGAAAGGCGAACCACCACGCCATCCGGGTATCGACGCCATGGCCAGTCTCAAGGCCAGCCTCGACGCCCTGCCAACGCCCGATGCTGCTGTGCTGCAACACGCCGCCGGCTGGGTGGGAAAACGCTTCGAAGAAGAAAAGCGCCGGCGCGCCGAAATGGGCTTCGACGACATGCTGATCCGCCTCAACGCCGCCCTGCAAGCCGACGGCGGCGAGCGTTTGGCCAGCGTGATCCGCGAGCAATTCCCGGTCGCCCTGATCGACGAGTTCCAGGACACCGACCCGGTGCAATACAGCATCTTCGACAGCATCTACCGCATCGAAGAAAACCACCTCGACAGCGGCCTGTTTCTGATCGGCGACCCAAAGCAGGCGATCTACGCCTTCCGTGGCGCCGACATCTACACCTACCTGCGCGCGCGCCAGTCCACCACCGGCCGCCATCACACCCTGGGCACCAACTTCCGTTCGAGCCACGCCATGGTCGAGGCGGTAAACCACGTATTCCAGCGCGCAGAAAAAGGCCGTGGAGCGTTCCTGTTCCGTGAGCCCGACGGGACGAATCCGGTGCCGTTCCAGTCGGTATTGTCCCAAGGCCGTAAGGAACAACTGCAGGTCAACGGTCAGACGTTGCCTGCGCTGAATCTCTGGCATCTACCCACCGACCAGCCGATCTCCGGCGTGCTCTACCGCCAACAGTTGGCCGCGTCCTGTGCCAGTCAAATCGTCGCGTTACTCAATGGCGGCCAGCAGGGAACTGCCGGATTCCTCGGCAAAGACGCTAGCTTCAAAGGCGTGCTGCCGTCAGACATCGCCATCCTCGTGCGCGACGGCAAGGAAGCCCAGGCCGTGCGCGGTGAACTGGCTGCCCGTGGCGTGCGCAGCGTTTACCTCTCCGATAAGGATTCTGTGTTCGCCGCCCAGGAAGCCCACGACCTGCTGGCCTGGCTCAAGGCCTGTGCCGAGCCGGACGTCGAGCGCCCACTGCGCGCCGCCCTGGCTTGCGTCACCTTGAACCTGTCGCTGCCCGAACTGGAGCGTTTGAACCAGGACGAACTGGCGTGGGAACAACGCGTAATGCAGTTCCGCGATTACCGTACGATCTGGCGCACCCAAGGCGTGCTGCCGATGCTGCGGCGCCTGTTGCACGACTTCAAATTGCCGCAAACCCTGATCACCCGCAGCGATGGCGAGCGGGTATTGACCAACCTGTTGCACCTCTCGGAATTGCTGCAACAGGCGGCCGCAGAGCTGGACGGTGAACAAGCGCTGATTCGCCATCTGGCCGAACATCTCGCGCTTTCCGGCCAGGCCGGTGAAGAGCAGATCCTGCGCCTGGAAAGTGATGAACAACTGGTCAAAGTGGTAACGATCCACAAATCCAAGGGGCTGGAATACGACCTGGTTTTCCTGCCGTTCATTTGCTCGGCAAAACCGGTGGATGGCAGCCGCCTGCCGTTGCATTACCACGACGCAAACGGCAAATCCCAGGTCAGCCTCAGGCCCACCGCCGAGTTGATCGCCCAAGCCGACGATGAACGGCTGGCCGAAGACTTGCGTCTGTTTTACGTGGCGCTGACCCGCGCCAAACACGCCTGCTGGCTGGGCATCGCCGACCTCAAGCGTGGCAATAACAACAGCTCGGTGCTGCACCTGTCGGCCCTGGGCTACTTGCTCGGCGGCGGCGCTTCACTTGGCGAGTCCGGCGGCCTGGCCCGCTGGTTGCTTGACCTGCAGGAAGGTTGCCCGGCACTGCATTACGCAGAAATGCCCGAGGCCGATGCGGTCGTATTCCACCCGCCGCGTAACCAAGCCACCTTGCTCGCGCCGCTGCTGCCCAAGCGCAAGGCGGCAGAAAACTGGTGGATCGCTTCCTACAGTGCGCTGCGTATCGGCGAGAGCATGAGTGCGGCGAGCCTCGAAGCGCCGGAAAGCCCACAAGCGCAGAAGCTGTTCGATGACGAACGCCTCGACCCGGATGCCCCACGCGAAGTGCCGGCTTCCGGTGGCGATATTCACCGTTTCCCACGCGGGCCGAATCCCGGCACCTTCCTCCATGGCCTGCTGGAATGGGCGGGCGGCGAAGGCTTCAATGTTACCCCGGAGGCCATCGAAGATGCGGTTGCCCGCCGCTGCAACCGACGTGGCTGGGAAGGCTGGATCGGCACACTCGGCGGTTGGCTCGGGCATCTGTTGCAAGCCCGGTTGCCGCTGGGCAACGGGCAGGTGGCCCTTAGCGAGTTGCGGCAGTACCAGATCGAAATGGAGTTCTGGTTTGCCAGCCACAAGGTCGACGTCCTCGCACTCGACAAACTGGTGTGCCAGCACACTCACAATGGCGTATCCCGCGTGGCCGCCGAACCGGTGCTGCTCAATGGCATGTTCAAGGGTTTTATCGACCTGACCTTTGAACACGAAGGCCGCTACTACGTGGCCGACTACAAATCCAATTGGCTTGGTCCCGATGATTCGGCCTACACGCAGCAGGCCATGGAACTGTCGATCCTCGACCATCGTTACGACCTGCAATACGTACTTTACCTGCTGGCCCTGCATCGCCAGCTGAAGGCGCGGCTGCCGGATTACGACTACGACCGTCACGTCGGCGGCGCGTTGTACCTGTTCCTGCGGGGCACCCATTCCGCGAGCCAGGGCGCGTATTTCACCCGACCACCCCGGGAATTGATCGAAAGCCTGGACCTGCTGTTCCAGGGCAAACCGCTGCCACCCAAGGCCGAGCCCGCCTGGGAACAAGGAGAGCTGCTATGA
- the recC gene encoding exodeoxyribonuclease V subunit gamma, with translation MPDATSLSAGFMVVHGNRLDELRSLVVSWMRRYPLAPLENEIALVQSNGIAQWLKLALAEDPEDDDMGGCGIAAAIDVQLPGSFMWQLYRMVLGKDEIPPKSLLDKAPLTWRLMRLLPELIDQPHFEPLQRFLTHDTDLRKRYQLAERLADLFDQYQVYRADWLEDWAAGRHQLRNGRGESKPLSPANCWQAELWRALLLDVGEEGMAQSRAGVHQRFIERINSLEQAPIGLPSRVIVFGISSLPAQALEALAGLARFSQVLLCVHNPCRHHWSDIVADKDLLRNEYKRQARKAGMPVTIDPQTLHQHAHPLLAAWGKQGRDYINLLDSYDDPNSYRSAFRDGRIDLFSESEPTTLLNQLQDDILELRPLNETRELWPSVDLARDTSIRFHIAHSAQREVEVLHDQLLQRFSADPTLRPRDIIVMVPDVDNYAPHIRAVFGQLERSDLRFIPFTLTDQGQRGRDPLLIAVEHLLKLPDSRFPVSEILDLLDVPALRERFAIKERDLPTLHRWIEGAGIRWGLNAEQRAGLGLPQELEQNSWRFGLRRMLLGYAVGTGSACDGIEPYDEIGGLDAALIGPLVALLDALHDAHQALSQPAAPTEWGERLQNLMQLFFLPSNEHDDYLLGQLEQLRETWLETCESVGLHDELPLTVVREAWLAGLDQGRLSQRFLAGAVNFCTLMPMRAIPFKLVCLLGMNDGDYPRAQPPLDFDLMGSDYRPGDRSRREDDRYLLLEALLSARDQLYISWVGRSIRDNSDRPASVLIGQLRDHIASGWHTTSGEPLLEATTQEHPLQPFSARYFHEGDELFSYAREWQLLHAIPDSLPDTGSLAPYTQEEPLSLGQLQDFLRNPVKHFFSQRLKVFFEAAEVPLEDEEPFVLDALQRYNLSDSLLTAALTRPDNLDEALNAQALRLQGSGLLPMVGFGECLRKELIEPLPDLLQRYQQLLALWPTAHTSAEPIIFEHQGIQLEGWISGLHQRSDGGFLSVTAIPNSIGSIKTRKWHRLIRPWVNHLVACACGLPLSTGLVASDDTLLLAPLEQATARELLGNLLLAWKTGMSEPLPVAVKTAFAWLGQTDPAKAQAAASKAYEGDGQTSDGERRESPALIRQFPDYAALMASEEFEGWCETLYRPLINAPWRSLTSAEASA, from the coding sequence ATGCCGGATGCGACGTCCCTCAGTGCTGGATTCATGGTGGTTCACGGCAACCGCCTGGATGAGCTGCGCAGCCTGGTTGTCAGCTGGATGCGCCGTTACCCGCTGGCTCCCCTGGAAAACGAAATCGCCCTGGTACAAAGCAACGGCATTGCCCAGTGGCTGAAACTGGCGCTGGCTGAAGACCCTGAAGACGACGACATGGGCGGTTGCGGCATCGCTGCCGCTATTGATGTGCAGCTTCCCGGTAGCTTCATGTGGCAGCTCTATCGCATGGTCCTGGGCAAAGACGAAATCCCGCCCAAGTCCCTGCTGGATAAAGCCCCACTGACCTGGCGCCTCATGCGCCTGTTGCCGGAGCTGATCGATCAGCCCCATTTCGAACCCCTGCAACGCTTCCTGACCCACGATACGGATCTGCGCAAACGCTACCAACTCGCGGAACGCCTCGCCGACCTGTTCGACCAATACCAGGTCTACCGTGCCGACTGGCTGGAAGATTGGGCTGCCGGTCGCCATCAACTGCGCAATGGCCGTGGCGAATCCAAACCCTTGAGCCCGGCCAACTGCTGGCAAGCCGAACTGTGGCGCGCCCTGCTGTTGGACGTAGGAGAGGAGGGCATGGCTCAAAGTCGCGCCGGAGTTCACCAACGCTTTATCGAGCGCATCAATAGCCTGGAGCAGGCACCGATAGGCCTGCCCTCCCGCGTGATCGTGTTCGGCATTTCCTCCTTGCCAGCCCAAGCGCTGGAAGCCCTTGCCGGCCTCGCCCGTTTCAGCCAGGTGCTGCTGTGTGTGCACAACCCTTGTCGCCATCACTGGTCCGACATCGTCGCCGACAAAGACCTGCTCCGAAACGAATACAAGCGCCAGGCACGCAAGGCCGGAATGCCGGTCACCATCGACCCGCAAACCCTGCATCAGCACGCCCACCCGCTGCTCGCTGCCTGGGGTAAGCAAGGTCGCGACTACATCAACCTGTTGGACAGCTACGACGACCCCAACAGTTACCGCTCGGCATTCCGTGACGGTCGTATCGACCTGTTCAGCGAGAGCGAGCCCACCACCTTGCTCAACCAACTCCAGGACGACATCCTCGAACTGCGCCCCCTCAACGAAACCCGTGAACTCTGGCCAAGCGTCGACCTGGCGCGCGACACTTCCATTCGCTTCCACATCGCCCACAGTGCCCAACGCGAAGTTGAAGTTCTTCACGACCAGTTACTGCAGCGCTTCAGCGCCGACCCCACGCTGCGCCCACGGGACATCATCGTCATGGTCCCCGACGTCGACAACTACGCGCCGCATATTCGCGCCGTATTCGGCCAGCTTGAAAGAAGCGACCTACGCTTCATTCCGTTCACGCTTACGGACCAGGGCCAGCGCGGCCGCGATCCGTTACTGATCGCCGTCGAGCACCTGCTCAAGCTCCCGGACAGCCGCTTTCCGGTCAGCGAAATCCTCGACCTGCTCGACGTCCCGGCCCTGCGGGAACGCTTCGCCATCAAGGAACGCGACCTGCCGACCCTGCACCGCTGGATCGAAGGCGCCGGTATCCGTTGGGGCCTCAACGCCGAACAACGCGCCGGCCTCGGCTTACCCCAGGAGCTGGAGCAAAACAGCTGGCGGTTCGGCCTGCGTCGCATGCTCCTGGGCTACGCCGTCGGTACGGGCTCTGCCTGCGATGGCATCGAGCCGTACGATGAAATCGGCGGCCTCGATGCTGCCTTGATAGGACCGCTGGTCGCACTGCTCGATGCGCTGCACGACGCCCACCAGGCACTTTCGCAACCTGCCGCACCGACAGAGTGGGGCGAGCGCCTGCAAAACCTGATGCAGCTGTTCTTCCTCCCGAGCAACGAGCACGACGACTACCTGTTGGGTCAGCTCGAGCAACTGAGAGAAACCTGGCTGGAAACCTGCGAGTCCGTCGGACTGCATGACGAATTACCCCTGACCGTAGTCCGCGAGGCCTGGCTGGCAGGCCTCGACCAAGGCCGACTGTCCCAGCGCTTCCTCGCGGGAGCTGTCAATTTTTGTACCTTGATGCCCATGCGCGCGATCCCATTCAAGCTGGTTTGCCTACTCGGCATGAACGATGGCGACTACCCACGCGCACAACCGCCGCTGGACTTTGACCTGATGGGCAGCGACTACCGCCCAGGCGATCGGTCACGTCGCGAAGACGACCGCTACCTGTTGCTCGAAGCCCTGCTCTCCGCCCGCGACCAGCTCTACATCAGTTGGGTCGGTCGCAGTATCCGCGACAACAGTGACCGCCCGGCATCGGTCCTGATCGGGCAGTTGCGCGACCACATTGCCAGCGGCTGGCACACCACCAGTGGCGAACCACTCCTGGAAGCCACCACCCAGGAACACCCGCTCCAGCCCTTCAGCGCCCGCTACTTCCATGAAGGTGACGAGCTGTTCAGCTACGCCCGCGAATGGCAGTTGCTCCACGCAATCCCGGACAGCCTGCCCGATACCGGCAGCCTCGCACCCTACACCCAGGAAGAACCGCTGAGCCTTGGCCAACTGCAAGACTTCCTGCGCAACCCGGTCAAACACTTCTTCAGCCAGCGCCTGAAAGTATTTTTCGAAGCCGCCGAAGTCCCGCTGGAAGATGAAGAACCCTTCGTCCTCGATGCACTGCAGCGCTATAACCTGAGCGACAGTTTGCTCACGGCGGCACTCACCCGCCCCGACAACCTCGACGAAGCCCTCAACGCCCAGGCCCTGCGTCTGCAAGGCAGTGGCTTGTTGCCGATGGTTGGTTTCGGCGAATGCCTGCGCAAAGAACTGATCGAGCCTCTGCCCGACCTGTTGCAGCGTTACCAGCAACTCCTGGCACTCTGGCCCACTGCGCACACCAGCGCCGAACCGATCATTTTTGAGCATCAAGGCATCCAACTGGAAGGTTGGATCAGTGGCCTGCATCAACGCAGCGATGGCGGCTTTCTAAGCGTCACCGCCATCCCCAACAGCATCGGCTCGATCAAGACCCGTAAGTGGCATCGCCTGATTCGCCCATGGGTCAACCACCTGGTGGCCTGTGCCTGCGGCCTTCCGTTAAGTACCGGCCTGGTCGCCAGCGACGACACACTGCTATTGGCCCCACTTGAGCAAGCCACAGCCCGGGAGCTCCTCGGCAACCTGCTGCTCGCCTGGAAAACCGGCATGAGCGAACCACTGCCGGTCGCCGTTAAAACCGCATTCGCCTGGCTCGGTCAAACCGACCCGGCCAAAGCGCAAGCCGCCGCCAGCAAAGCCTACGAAGGCGACGGCCAAACCAGCGACGGCGAGCGCCGTGAAAGCCCTGCGCTCATCCGACAGTTCCCCGACTACGCCGCCTTGATGGCCAGCGAAGAGTTCGAAGGCTGGTGCGAAACCCTCTATCGACCGTTGATCAACGCTCCCTGGCGATCACTCACCAGCGCGGAGGCCAGCGCATGA
- the recD gene encoding exodeoxyribonuclease V subunit alpha, whose protein sequence is MSLSPLPLEELTPLSRAADLVQLLDLWVQRGWLRALDKAFVGFLHELDPQADPLVLLAAALTSHQLGHGHVCLDLFETLKAPDFALSLPPEGDVQTGVMLLPSQLLDGLDGAHWCHALAASRLVALAVDGSEEAQSRPLVLSGKRLYLRRYWTYERRIDSALRLRLATRESVAADLPERLNRLFDQAPPDGVVDWQKLACALATRGAFSIVTGGPGTGKTTTVVRLLALLQAPAVEAGSALRIRLAAPTGKAAARLTESISQQVLSLKVPDAVKDKIPTQVTTVHRLLGSRPGTRHFRHHIGNPLPLDVLVVDEASMIDLEMMANLLDALPPHARLVLLGDKDQLASVEAGAVLGDLCRDAEAGFYSPQTRQWLQQVSGEDLGASGLQEDLDGSHPLAQQVVMLRYSRRFGEGSGIGQLARWVNQQNPEQARKLLAARSHADLFCVSLKGEHDHALERLVLDGHGDGAHGYRHYLKLLQTARPSLETPRDDEAWTLWAQKLLKAFDAFQLLCAVRKGPWGVEGLNLRITAALLKARLIDSDQQWYEGRPVLMTRNDYGLGLMNGDIGIALKLPESDGGPQVLRVAFPRNDGQGGVRFVLPSRLNDVETVYAMTVHKSQGSEFTHTALILPDALNPVLTKELIYTGITRAKDWFSLIEPRGGVFEEAVSRKVKRLSGLMLELGT, encoded by the coding sequence ATGAGCCTGTCGCCGTTACCGCTTGAGGAGCTGACGCCCCTCAGCCGCGCCGCCGACCTGGTGCAACTGCTCGATCTCTGGGTGCAGCGCGGCTGGTTGCGCGCGCTGGACAAGGCCTTTGTCGGCTTCCTCCACGAACTCGATCCGCAGGCTGATCCTTTAGTCCTGCTGGCCGCGGCCCTGACCAGCCACCAACTGGGCCATGGCCATGTATGCCTGGACCTGTTCGAAACCCTCAAGGCCCCGGATTTCGCTCTGTCGCTGCCACCCGAAGGCGATGTGCAAACCGGCGTCATGCTACTGCCATCACAGTTGCTCGACGGCCTGGACGGCGCCCATTGGTGCCATGCCCTGGCCGCCAGCCGTCTGGTGGCACTGGCCGTCGACGGCAGCGAGGAGGCGCAAAGCCGGCCACTGGTGCTGTCGGGCAAACGCCTGTACTTGCGCCGCTACTGGACCTACGAACGGCGTATCGACAGCGCTTTGCGCCTGCGACTCGCCACCCGGGAAAGCGTTGCCGCCGATCTGCCCGAACGCCTGAATCGCCTGTTCGACCAGGCCCCGCCAGACGGTGTTGTCGACTGGCAAAAACTCGCCTGCGCCTTGGCCACCCGCGGTGCATTCAGCATCGTCACCGGCGGGCCGGGTACCGGCAAGACCACCACGGTGGTGCGTTTGCTTGCGCTGTTGCAGGCCCCCGCCGTGGAAGCGGGCAGCGCGTTGCGCATCCGTCTGGCGGCGCCCACCGGCAAGGCGGCCGCACGCTTGACCGAGTCCATCAGCCAGCAAGTGCTGTCGCTGAAAGTGCCTGATGCGGTGAAGGACAAAATCCCGACCCAGGTCACCACCGTTCACCGTTTGCTCGGCAGCCGTCCCGGCACCCGACACTTCCGGCATCACATCGGCAATCCGTTGCCCCTGGATGTGCTGGTGGTAGACGAAGCCTCGATGATCGACCTGGAAATGATGGCCAACCTGCTGGACGCCTTACCACCCCATGCTCGCCTGGTGCTGCTGGGTGACAAGGACCAGTTGGCCTCGGTTGAAGCCGGGGCGGTGCTGGGGGATTTGTGCCGCGACGCCGAAGCCGGTTTCTACAGCCCGCAAACCCGCCAGTGGCTGCAACAGGTCAGCGGCGAAGACCTCGGCGCCAGCGGCCTGCAGGAAGACCTCGACGGTAGCCACCCCTTGGCGCAACAAGTGGTGATGCTGCGTTACTCGCGGCGTTTCGGCGAAGGCAGCGGCATTGGCCAGCTGGCCCGCTGGGTCAACCAGCAAAACCCTGAGCAGGCCCGCAAACTGCTGGCTGCCCGCAGCCATGCCGACCTGTTTTGCGTCAGCCTCAAGGGCGAGCACGACCATGCCCTGGAGCGCCTGGTGCTGGACGGCCATGGCGACGGTGCCCACGGTTATCGCCATTACCTGAAACTGCTGCAGACCGCGCGTCCGTCCCTGGAGACGCCACGGGATGACGAGGCCTGGACGCTCTGGGCGCAAAAGCTGCTGAAAGCCTTCGACGCATTCCAGTTGCTCTGCGCCGTACGCAAGGGCCCATGGGGCGTGGAGGGCCTGAACCTGCGCATTACCGCCGCGCTGCTCAAGGCTCGGCTGATCGACAGCGACCAGCAATGGTACGAAGGGCGCCCGGTGTTGATGACTCGCAACGATTACGGCCTGGGCCTGATGAACGGCGATATCGGTATCGCCCTCAAGCTGCCCGAAAGCGACGGCGGGCCGCAGGTTCTGCGCGTCGCGTTCCCGCGCAACGATGGCCAGGGCGGCGTACGGTTTGTGTTGCCCAGCCGGCTCAACGACGTCGAAACCGTCTACGCGATGACGGTGCACAAATCTCAGGGCTCTGAATTCACCCACACCGCACTGATTTTGCCGGACGCCTTGAACCCGGTGCTCACCAAAGAGCTGATCTACACCGGCATCACCCGCGCCAAGGACTGGTTCAGCCTGATCGAACCCCGGGGTGGCGTATTCGAAGAGGCGGTGAGCCGCAAGGTGAAACGCTTGAGTGGGCTGATGCTGGAACTGGGCACTTGA
- a CDS encoding YfiR family protein, with amino-acid sequence MNVAVSPTERSLSWRRMLLLALLCVFTPLVFAQPPAGMADQRAKAVTQVVLGILSYARWPVEPAQLRLCIVGPTQYTDDLVKGTTQATGRPVVVQRLLADHPDIANACDAVYIGQLTSDERSRLFAALIGHPVLSISEGGDQCTVGSLFCLRVADEQVSFEVNLDSVARSGVRIHPSVLQLSRRRAPGS; translated from the coding sequence ATGAACGTGGCTGTCTCGCCCACAGAGCGAAGTTTGAGCTGGAGACGAATGCTGCTGTTGGCGCTTCTGTGCGTGTTCACGCCCCTCGTTTTTGCCCAGCCGCCTGCCGGCATGGCCGATCAGCGGGCCAAGGCCGTCACCCAAGTGGTCCTGGGAATTCTCAGTTACGCCCGCTGGCCGGTAGAGCCCGCGCAATTGCGTTTGTGCATCGTCGGGCCAACCCAATACACCGATGACCTGGTCAAAGGCACCACCCAGGCTACCGGCCGTCCGGTAGTGGTGCAGCGTTTGCTGGCCGACCATCCAGACATCGCCAATGCCTGCGATGCCGTGTACATCGGCCAATTGACCAGCGACGAGCGCAGCCGCCTGTTCGCGGCATTGATCGGCCATCCAGTGCTCAGCATCAGCGAAGGCGGCGACCAATGCACCGTGGGCAGCCTGTTCTGCCTGCGGGTAGCCGACGAACAGGTGTCGTTCGAGGTCAACCTGGATTCCGTTGCCCGTAGCGGTGTGCGCATTCATCCGAGTGTGCTGCAGCTGTCCCGACGTCGAGCGCCGGGGTCATGA